The following are from one region of the Ischnura elegans chromosome X, ioIscEleg1.1, whole genome shotgun sequence genome:
- the LOC124170916 gene encoding homogentisate 1,2-dioxygenase isoform X1, producing MSSPQLKYQSGFANEFASEDPRCPNSLPEGQNNPQKCAYGLYAEQLSGTAFTAPRSENRRTWLYRIRPSVIHEPFEPVKAPYLTSNWDAIPPNPNQMRWKPFTLTKEESQMEINFVEGLRTVCGAGDPKSRHGIAIHFYLCNSSMKNCCMYNSDGDFLIVPQMGELIIKTEFGPMHVKPNEICVIQQGMKFSVSTVADESRGYILEVYDGHFILPNLGVIGANGLANPRDFLTPQACYEDIDLGRDADGRGRYIVYNKFQGSLFIARQGHSPFDVVAWHGNYVPYKYDLSKFMVINAVQYDHADPSIFTVLTCPSTKPGVAIADFVIFPPRWSVQENTFRPPYYHRNCMSEFMGLIVGNYEAKEEGFLPGGASLHSMMTPHGPDAQCFEDASNAKLGPTRVADGTQAFMFESSLSLALTKWGAETCNKLDQDYYKCWQPLKKHFTEK from the exons TACCAGAGTGGCTTCGCCAATGAATTTGCCTCCGAGGATCCAAGATGTCCAAATTCATTACCAGAGGGTCAAAATAATCCTCAAAAGTGTGCGTACGGACTATATGCAGAGCAGCTCTCTGGCACAGCTTTCACAG CTCCCAGATCGGAGAATAGAAGAACTTGGTTATATCGAATCCGACCGTCAGTGATCCATGAACCATTTGAGCCTGTAAAAGCACCATACTTAACGTCTAACTGGGATGCTATTCCACCAAACCCAAACCAG ATGAGGTGGAAGCCATTTACCCTAACCAAGGAAGAAAGCCAGATGGAGATAAACTTTGTGGAGGGGTTGCGCACAGTTTGTGGGGCTGGGGATCCTAAATCTCGCCATGGGATCGCAATTCACTTCTACCTATGCAATTCATCTATGAAAAACTGCTGCATGTACAACTCAGATGGTGATTTTTTGATTG TGCCTCAAATGGGGGAGTTAATTATTAAGACAGAATTTGGTCCAATGCATGTAAAGCCCAATGAAATATGTGTTATTCAG CAAGGTATGAAGTTCAGTGTATCAACTGTAGCCGATGAAAGTCGCGGATACATCCTGGAAGTATATGATGGACATTTCATCCTCCCAAACCTTGGAGTAATTG gggCTAATGGGCTGGCAAATCCTAGGGATTTCCTCACTCCACAAGCTTGCTATGAAGATATCGATCTGGGAAGAGATGCTGACGGAAGGGGTAGATATATTGTGTACAACAAGTTCCAGGGAAGTTTGTTCATAGCTCGACAAGGTCATAGCCCCTTTGATGTGGTTGCATGGCATGGAAACTATGTACCCTACAAGTATGACCTGTCCAAATTCATGGTCATCAATGCAGTCCAGTATGATCATGCT GATCCATCCATTTTCACTGTATTGACGTGCCCATCCACCAAGCCTGGTGTTGCAATTGCTGATTTTGTTATCTTCCCACCTCGTTGGTCTGTTCAAGAAAATACGTTCCGGCCTCCATATTACCACA GAAATTGCATGAGTGAGTTTATGGGACTGATAGTGGGCAACTATGAGGCGAAGGAGGAAGGTTTCCTGCCAGGTGGCGCTTCCCTCCACTCAATGATGACTCCCCACGGGCCTGACGCTCAGTGCTTTGAagatgcttccaatgccaaattAGGACCAACCAGAGTAGCTGACGGTACTCAA GCTTTCATGTTCGAGTCATCCCTCAGCCTTGCACTCACCAAATGGGGTGCTGAAACTTGCAACAAGTTGGATCAAGACTACTACAAATGCTGGCAACCTCTAAAGAAACATTTTACTGAGAAATAA
- the LOC124170916 gene encoding homogentisate 1,2-dioxygenase isoform X2 gives MSSPQLKYQSGFANEFASEDPRCPNSLPEGQNNPQKCAYGLYAEQLSGTAFTAPRSENRRTWLYRIRPSVIHEPFEPVKAPYLTSNWDAIPPNPNQMRWKPFTLTKEESQMEINFVEGLRTVCGAGDPKSRHGIAIHFYLCNSSMKNCCMYNSDGDFLIVPQMGELIIKTEFGPMHVKPNEICVIQQGMKFSVSTVADESRGYILEVYDGHFILPNLGVIGANGLANPRDFLTPQACYEDIDLGRDADGRGRYIVYNKFQGSLFIARQGHSPFDVVAWHGNYVPYKYDLSKFMVINAVQYDHADPSIFTVLTCPSTKPGVAIADFVIFPPRWSVQENTFRPPYYHRNCMSEFMGLIVGNYEAKEEGFLPGGASLHSMMTPHGPDAQCFEDASNAKLGPTRVADGTQAFMFDSPQIEILC, from the exons TACCAGAGTGGCTTCGCCAATGAATTTGCCTCCGAGGATCCAAGATGTCCAAATTCATTACCAGAGGGTCAAAATAATCCTCAAAAGTGTGCGTACGGACTATATGCAGAGCAGCTCTCTGGCACAGCTTTCACAG CTCCCAGATCGGAGAATAGAAGAACTTGGTTATATCGAATCCGACCGTCAGTGATCCATGAACCATTTGAGCCTGTAAAAGCACCATACTTAACGTCTAACTGGGATGCTATTCCACCAAACCCAAACCAG ATGAGGTGGAAGCCATTTACCCTAACCAAGGAAGAAAGCCAGATGGAGATAAACTTTGTGGAGGGGTTGCGCACAGTTTGTGGGGCTGGGGATCCTAAATCTCGCCATGGGATCGCAATTCACTTCTACCTATGCAATTCATCTATGAAAAACTGCTGCATGTACAACTCAGATGGTGATTTTTTGATTG TGCCTCAAATGGGGGAGTTAATTATTAAGACAGAATTTGGTCCAATGCATGTAAAGCCCAATGAAATATGTGTTATTCAG CAAGGTATGAAGTTCAGTGTATCAACTGTAGCCGATGAAAGTCGCGGATACATCCTGGAAGTATATGATGGACATTTCATCCTCCCAAACCTTGGAGTAATTG gggCTAATGGGCTGGCAAATCCTAGGGATTTCCTCACTCCACAAGCTTGCTATGAAGATATCGATCTGGGAAGAGATGCTGACGGAAGGGGTAGATATATTGTGTACAACAAGTTCCAGGGAAGTTTGTTCATAGCTCGACAAGGTCATAGCCCCTTTGATGTGGTTGCATGGCATGGAAACTATGTACCCTACAAGTATGACCTGTCCAAATTCATGGTCATCAATGCAGTCCAGTATGATCATGCT GATCCATCCATTTTCACTGTATTGACGTGCCCATCCACCAAGCCTGGTGTTGCAATTGCTGATTTTGTTATCTTCCCACCTCGTTGGTCTGTTCAAGAAAATACGTTCCGGCCTCCATATTACCACA GAAATTGCATGAGTGAGTTTATGGGACTGATAGTGGGCAACTATGAGGCGAAGGAGGAAGGTTTCCTGCCAGGTGGCGCTTCCCTCCACTCAATGATGACTCCCCACGGGCCTGACGCTCAGTGCTTTGAagatgcttccaatgccaaattAGGACCAACCAGAGTAGCTGACGGTACTCAA GCTTTCATGTTCGACTCACCCCAAATAGAAATTTTATGTTGA